Proteins encoded by one window of Arachis ipaensis cultivar K30076 chromosome B04, Araip1.1, whole genome shotgun sequence:
- the LOC110271249 gene encoding uncharacterized protein LOC110271249 isoform X1, which produces MLVSVAVARIRSPLSHEVAAGAIAKPVQRPPLLRFRITELEIEFACCVWGCSVIEKASGAEVSVAVDFGLSEKSSIDTFGLWFCLSRSWTTKFGRAYIFCLIDVLCCISYFFPHLYFYKFL; this is translated from the exons ATGTTGGTTTCAGTTGCTGTCGCCAGAATCCGGTCGCCGTTGTCGCATGAGGTTGCTGCCGGGGCCATTGCCAAACCGGTTCAGAGACCGCCGCTACTTCGTTTTCGTATTACa GAATTAGAAATCGAGTTTGCATGTTGCGTTTGGGGCTGTTCTGTTATTGAGAAAGCAAGCGGAGCTGAAGTTTCGGTTGCCGTTGATTTCGGGCTGAGCGAAAAGAGTTCAATCGACACATTTGGGTTATGGTTTTGCTtatcgag GTCCTGGACGACGAAGTTTGGAAGAGCTTATATTTTCTGTTTAATCGATGTTTTATGTTGTATTAGTTACTTTTTTCCTCACCTTTACTTTTACAAGtttttataa
- the LOC110271249 gene encoding uncharacterized protein LOC110271249 isoform X2, with amino-acid sequence MLVSVAVARIRSPLSHEVAAGAIAKPVQRPPLLRFRITELEIEFACCVWGCSVIEKASGAEVSVAVDFGLSEKSSIDTFGLWFCLSRMVV; translated from the exons ATGTTGGTTTCAGTTGCTGTCGCCAGAATCCGGTCGCCGTTGTCGCATGAGGTTGCTGCCGGGGCCATTGCCAAACCGGTTCAGAGACCGCCGCTACTTCGTTTTCGTATTACa GAATTAGAAATCGAGTTTGCATGTTGCGTTTGGGGCTGTTCTGTTATTGAGAAAGCAAGCGGAGCTGAAGTTTCGGTTGCCGTTGATTTCGGGCTGAGCGAAAAGAGTTCAATCGACACATTTGGGTTATGGTTTTGCTtatcgag gatggtggtataa